Proteins encoded in a region of the Vicia villosa cultivar HV-30 ecotype Madison, WI linkage group LG5, Vvil1.0, whole genome shotgun sequence genome:
- the LOC131601907 gene encoding fasciclin-like arabinogalactan protein 12, whose amino-acid sequence MMKHSFFSLTLLLMVFVSSTTILAQKSPAPAPSTDSPPTDIIRILKKAGGYTTLIRLLKTTQVSTQINSQLLNSNGGLTLFAANDNAFSSLKPGFLNSLSDEQKNKLIQFHLLPTFVAISNFDTLSNPVRTQAGDDPYRLALNVTSSGNQVNITTGIVNVTVGGTVYTDHQLAVYQVDKVLLPRDFFVAKPPAPAPAPEKAKTSSKKKSTDSAEVPSGNDDSGAFTVKQRRLMLVPVAFATMIVALLSG is encoded by the coding sequence ATGATGAAGCATTCTTTCTTCTCTCTCACACTTCTTCTAATGGTTTTTGTCTCTTCCACTACAATTCTAGCTCAAAAATCACCTGCTCCGGCACCATCCACTGATTCACCCCCGACCGACATTATTCGAATCCTCAAAAAGGCCGGAGGGTACACCACGCTAATCCGTCTTCTCAAGACGACACAAGTATCCACCCAAATCAACTCTCAACTCTTAAACTCGAACGGCGGTTTGACCTTGTTTGCAGCGAACGATAATGCTTTTTCAAGCCTTAAACCGGGTTTCCTCAATTCGCTTAGCGATGAACAAAAGAACAAACTCATCCAATTCCACTTGCTACCTACATTTGTAGCAATATCGAATTTCGACACTCTTAGCAACCCGGTAAGAACACAGGCGGGTGATGATCCGTATAGGTTGGCGCTGAATGTAACAAGTTCAGGAAACCAAGTGAACATAACGACCGGCATTGTTAATGTCACGGTTGGTGGAACTGTTTACACCGATCACCAGCTCGCGGTTTACCAGGTCGACAAGGTGCTCCTTCCTCGGGACTTCTTTGTTGCTAAGCCTCCTGCACCGGCTCCAGCGCCTGAAAAGGCGAAGACATCGTCTAAGAAGAAATCTACTGACAGCGCCGAAGTTCCAAGCGGAAACGATGATTCTGGCGCTTTTACTGTGAAACAGCGGCGTCTGATGTTGGTTCCTGTTGCATTTGCTACAATGATAGTAGCATTACTTTCAGGGTGA